The Centroberyx gerrardi isolate f3 chromosome 13, fCenGer3.hap1.cur.20231027, whole genome shotgun sequence genome contains the following window.
GGTGCCATCTAAGGAGGTGATGCGTAGTCTCTCATTGGTCAAAAGTTCCTTGGGAACATAGCTGTGAAGGACCTTTTTCAGACGTAGTGTCCGAGACACTGAGGCgtcatttacacacaaaaaccctttggcacacacacacatacacacacacacacacacacacacacacacacagtggatggTTTACTAcaactgactgacagagagagcgTACAGGAAACAAAGAACTAGTAAAAAATATCTAtaaaaaagcagagagagagagatgagagctgTCCTCTTACGTATAGAGTGGGTCTGAAGTAAAGCCAGGGTTTTGCCTCCTGGAGCGGCACAGAGGTCCAACACACTGTGACCCTCCTGAACATCCAGCGCAAGGCAAGGCAAGACGGACGCTGCATCCATCAGGTAGTAGCCCAACAACCCGCTCATGTCTGGTCTTGAGAGGACAAGGAGTCAAAGAGAGCTGAGGGTTAGACTGCAGTTTGTCATTTGCAATGGCAGATGGAATATTACTAGCATTTATATTATCCAAATACAGCATATCattgctgttgggtgaaaactttgtaaatccaatttgggtgattttcatgttttcagtttatttgaaagaTCACATGGTTCTcagtgggttgagaaaattctccaacCTCTTGGGCTTATTGTTTTTCTTAGGTCCtaaaaagctgacattttggatatataggttttcacctgacagcaacaatatgtttatctcacgaaTGTTACTGGATGCAATTCCATTGATAACCAAGAGCTAAAGCTAACGTTTTGAGCCACAGAGGCAATTAGCAGACGTATTAAAATACCTTCGATAATTTTATAGTCCGTTAATTAAAAAAGCTCACCTAGCAGCCTTGAATCTTGTGATATCCCCTCTTGGAAACACTAAGCACTTGATGTTGGGGCTGAGCCGCAGCGGTGACAGCTCCTGATCAACACTGTCAGGTTTCTTCAGAGAAACACTGGATTCCTCCTCCATTCTGCCCTCTGATTCCCCTCCAGCCTCTTGCTCCAAGAATGGCTGAGCTGCTGAACAGACGGATCATACAGAAGGAGAGAAGTCATTCTCCATTGTTTTTTGTGAcacttgaaataaaaattagaGGTCAACCAATTATGGCTATTTGAAGGCTGATGCTGATTTTTAAGAGTGAAAAAAGCTGATTGCAGATCAGATTATTAATGTTATCATACATGTATGGTATAAATCATACCTTATCATACGTGTATAATAAGAACCATACATTTCTTGTAATACACGTATGATAACACATAGTTCTTATTATGCACGTATGATAAGGTATGGTTCTTATCATATGTGTATAATAACATATGGGCTGAATGCTGAAGCTGCACCCCTACCCTCCTGATCTGTGTGACTGACGAAGTCTCTGCACCCCTGGGCCTGCAGCTCAGCCAGCACCGCCTCGTGGGAGAAGCTGTTGAGCAGCGCTCCGTACTTCCTCTCAGACAGCAAGCCGGCGCGGGCGGAGGGCCACTGCTGCCCCAGCTGCAGGCTGTAGGTGGCATCAAAGTACTGCAGGGCCAGGCTGGTGGCAGGGGACTTGGCCTGGGTGGCAGCCTGTTCAGAGGCAGGGAAGTCCAGTGAGGCGGCTTTTGATTACTTACGTTGAGCAGCCACAATAAAGAGTAAGTTTTGATAGGAAACGGCAATATGTCCTCTATGGACTACTTTAAGACCATGTTAGGCTACAATTTCTCATTTGGAAAGACTGGTGATCTAAATAAAGTGTCATCAAATGTATTACAATTGCAGGGGATAAACAAGACATTCACAATAATGTTAATTTGTGTCATAAAATGTTACATATCCAAAGAAGGCCTACTTTACAAtaccatgagtgcattgtgGCAACGCTTACATTTcaagttcattcatttatatagccctttatcacaagcatgtctcaaaggacttttgTAGGAAATATTTAATTATGTACAGGTATGTACTTGGACATGCATGACAGCTCCTAACATAATGAAGCATTATACAGTATACCTTCAGTATGAGGTAACCTATCTTTGGACGTGTTTATTAGTGAATACACGTATTAGCAACTGCTTTAGGTACTATATCGTATGGACGACATACCCATTTCGCTTTCACTCGGGTTCGTTTGGGTGTTAGACACCGTAAATCCTTGATTTTTCTGAGGAGGATTCTCGTGTCCATGAGCGCCGCCATCTTGCCGTGCGACAGTTTAATACTCCgagttctctgttctctccgCCAGCCGAACAAAAGTTCCGCACATGTTGAGTCGGATGGGCGGGCCTCAGACCAAACCCAAGGCGGTGGTTGGAGCAGAGCCAGTTAAAGAATCACTGTTGACGAATAGGGAAATTCATCCGGTCAACTTTCTAGCTCTTTCCTGCGTGTGACCTAACACGTCCTCCAAGACAGCGCTTACGAGTTGGGACTTATCCTCTCTTCTGCCGGGATTATTGGCGACTTTTAGGACTTTAATCATGGTTTTCGAAAACAAAATGATCACGTACGGCGAGCCCGACGACGAGGTACTGAAAAATACTGAGATGTTGCTGTATtgttgccttgtgtgtgtgtttggacaaaGTTGCGCAACTCTACGCCATTGCCATGATTTTGCTGCTCAAACGTTAACCGGTGTCCCGCCTCAGTTTGGTGTCAGCTGTTTTTGGACATTGCTTGGCCAGTGAACATGGCCTGGCTGGCAgatgaaatttaaaatgtaatgttacACTGAGTTCAGTTGAGAGTTGAATTTTgtgagtttattttttttaagggacgtccacttgtttttttttttactgtgattatacCAGGTCATCCACGGCTCATCACGCGTGGTTATTTTCGAGTGTATTTACATCGATTTGAAACGTGAACAACTGCCTTTATTCTTGATAAATATAGGCATTTATTCCACATTTTTAAGCccctataaaatgtcaaatgccTCTCAaatctgtattgtatttttatctgatttattttttattttttcatattggTCAGAGATGAATTGCTCCTGCATCCCTAGTTTTTAAATTATAATTAGTATCTTTCAGACCAAACTAAAGaaattattttaatgttgtcactgaccaggaggaggaagaggaggcgcctgcagaggaggaagaagaggaggaagaagaagaggaagaggaggacatggtggtaagttgttgtttttcatattgtaaGACTATattcaaaataattaaaaaattgTAGGTGTGGATTATATATGAACAGAACATGGACAATGCTTTTCTTAATAGCAGTCAACATGAAAGAACAGCAGAGGCCAAACACAGCGACATAAACCCATTATGTGTTgtggttgtttgtctttttgCACTGAACAGCCACAGttcctctgcagctgcagcttgtGTAGACGTGTTGCTGCTTGTCAGGTTGTGGGATTGTTTGCTTTAGAGGCCATGTAGTGCTGAGTAGCAGAACAACTACATCCATGGAAAAACACTCTAATTATCTATCATCTCAAACATTATATTCTTGATAGTCTTAATAGATAAACCACCATGACTGTCATGACACCTGTAAACGGTTTGTTCAGGAAGTACTGGAAGTGTGttcaagaggcaaattcaggtcattcAGGGTGAGACAAGTCACTCCTCTATTCATAGTATcaccatgatgtcacatgcatttcctaccaatatggcgctttacaatacacacagctcattggctgtggttGTCGTTTGactgtaatcacctgttaatttattacaatcacctgttgttttcctaccaagatggccgtgtggtgatgtaacagaatactatcaATACCTGTGCTATGAAACtcaaatttacatttacagtatattttaatcattttcaagctttttttttattgagaagTATCTACTTAATGCAAGTAAAACTCAAGTTGTAAGGAtgtaaaatttgtgtttttgcgAGAATTTTACATCAACTACGAATCTTCGCACAGAATCCTCATATGCAGATAAATTCACAATACAACTTGAGAACTCACTTTGTTATAGTTTAACTACTGCGATACAGGGTTGGACTCTGATACATATTATGCAGCGAAACCTTTCTATGAGcgtaagacaacacatactctggCATAACTGGAGTAATTTTGTATGAGCAGTGCATGTATATATTACATGTGGCCTATGTTAAAAAGCTATATTTGCTAACAGTTCAGTTACTAATGTTAATTAGCCAGCCAAGTAGCctaacattactgtattctccatagaagagatgaaggcagctgatcagctagggagccagagagctgaggtcacattcaaataaactgttaattaattaggtctatacagcaccgtgggactgtacagaatcagTACTTTTTCCATAAATAGGGCGCttagcattttgccacatggAACTTGAATGGAATAAATAATAACTGTCAGCGTAGTTGTGATGATTTCCAAAGCAGCCACAAAAGTTACTGTCACCTTTACAAATGGTACCCCTCAAAAGTTTGAGTTTTGGGCTTGATGTGCCACCAGCTCTGAGGAATGTTTTGCATGAGACGGAGAAGTTGGACATGGAAAGAAGAAGGGAGTGGAGACAGTGAAATATGTCGTAAATATGTTGGTGTAAAGCTGCTGACAGGCTACAGAATGTAACACACATGGTTATCATCACAACTCATTTGACTGATGTATTTAGTGGTAAAGCCCCGTCCTAGTCGTTCCATTTCTGAAACGATACCACATTCTGTTCATAGAAAGCCTTTCCCCCTCATGTGTGCCTGCTGTGTTCCCCTCTCAGGATCCTCTAGAAACGATACGAGCCAAGTGTGAGGAGACGGAACACTGCGTGCACTACAAGGAGCGGCTGGAGACGTGCGAAGCCCGGGTCAGCTCCAGGTCCAGCACCATGGAGGACTGCACAGAAGAACTCTTCGACTTCCTGCACGCACGGGACcattgtgtaagtgtgtgtgtgtgtgagagagagagagagagagagagagagagagagggtgatggagacagaggaggaaggagaagtgtAAGACTGAGAGGATGAGGATCAGACAATGTGCTTTCAGGGCCTAAACACAACgtatcagagagagaagagactgcATGTCATGTTGTTTGGGAAAGAGTCCGTCTTTGTGCCTTTGATGGGCTCCTGattagtgctgaaatgattagtcgattgacagaaaatttattgattataattttgataatcgattaatcgtttagtcatttatcaaataaaagcaCCACATTTGCTTgctacagcttcacaaatgctgcaaaagatttgcttgtttttctctgtttcatattatAAAAAGAATACTTTGAGATTTTTctgcaattttaagaatcactttgagctctggtaacttgtgatggacatttgtcattgtttttgacattttatagactaaataattaattgaaaaaataatcgttagatcaatcgataatgaaaatgatCGTTGGTTGCAGCCATACTCCTGATAATGATGCTAATTGTTTCACTCCTTCTCTTTACAGGTAGCACACAAGTTGTTCCACAAAGTGAAATGAACTGCCTGCCCAATTCCAGTAGAGTGTTGCAGCTGTGGAATCTATTTAAATGCTAGAATTGTACAATTTACATTATCAGGAAAAGCTTGAGACCTCAGTTATTGTTCTTCTGTGTATTCATGTGAATAAAGTACAACTAATTTGTTTCTCTTGGGTTCCTGTACTAACTTCATGCCCCTTTTCTGTATACAGTGCATATATTTTCATTACAGTGTCAGAAGCAGTATGTAAATTGTGAGTCACTGCTTGTATGGGTGATGGGTGCATCCGAATTGTAAAAGGTTGTTGTATTTCACAAGATTCTCAATTCATATGCAAAGATCAGTGTGCTGTTCCAATAATGGAGAAGTTacttcagttatagtcatgtaATAACCATTGTTACTGGCCTGGCCAATAAAGTTGGGACTTTTGGTTTCCAGTTTTTCTGAGTTGCATCCATTTGAATGCTTTGGGTTTTTCTGTGGTACAAGTAGAAATGATTGTCTGGCAGATTTGTCTACTCAGGATTCACACCATTAAACTCCCAAAGCACTGTGAAAGCCATCTGTGTTTTGGGTTGTCTTTCCGATGCATGTGAGGTGACTGTTGGACATTTTCCACCCAGGATTCAGTGTGAAATGTAGTTGAGATCCAGTTTCACAGTTCTGTTACGTAGGGACCTACAGTAGCTGGAGCAGGCTTGTGACCCATTTCAAGACATGATGCCATGCAGTTAAAGAAGTGATTGCCTTTCCTCACACAGTTAGGCATCTTAGTACATGGAAAATTCAAGGGTTGGGGTCAAGTCTTCTTAAAAATCAggtgaaacagacagaaagcctGCAATCTGTAGGTTTACAATGAGTACTtggaatatttttatttttatataaattgtgGCAGTGTTTGGTTTCATTCCCCCTAAAAGGATTGTAAAAAAGTAAGAACACAGTACTCAGCTCTTTAGACTACACCAAGTTCAAAGTTCATTAACTCTTGTTCTATTCTTGCATCTCTAAACTTTACCAGTAGTCAGTTATGACAGCACACTACCCAGAAGGCTTAATAAGACAAGATTACTCTACAATGAAGGTACACCATACAAGTTAGTAAGTTAACTAAAACTTTATTTGAGAGAAAATACATCCAGGCAATCATGATAATAAATACAATCATAGCAATATAAAAATAagctcttaaaaaaaaaaaaaaagaaaagagttgCACTAAATGAACAGATGGTGGCAGCGTGGTTCCAATAATGCCTGTTAAAAACAAATCATGCTGTAGATACCGAGCGTGTCTACAGAGTTATAACAGTGATTTCAGGAACCAGATTGTCACAAGAGTGCATCAAATAAAACACTAGATAAAATGTAATTACAGTGTGGATGATATGTCCACATACTCATGCACATGGTGCACAACATCACTGAGGTGTAGCGCGATTCTCCTCATCACCAACGGTTTTCCTTGTTGCTTTTGCCAACAAACTCGTCCATGGACGCCTACAGAGAgcgacagacaaaaaaaaaaaaagttattttacaGGACTGAATACAATGTGCTTTAAGTCTTTCATAAGAATCCAATCCAAACATTGCAGAACTAACTATTCTGTATACAGCACAGAGGCAGTTTCACCTGCATTTTTCAAATAATCGTATGTACCATTGCTTGGATCAGGACTTCATGGTGTATTTGCCCACATACAGCTTAGGCGAAAATGTGATGACAAGTTGTGCTAAAATAACAACTAGTGTCCACAGGTTATGATAATGTCAGTGAGGATTACAAGGATCTTAGGCTTTATTCACTATAGTGTGAAGATCTGCACTCACCTGCATGAGCAGCCTCTCTTTCCTCAGTTTCTTgtagaacagcagaacatccGGGTCGGCCCGCACCACACGGGGGTCGAAGTCCATGACCCTGAGCCCCTCCAGGCTCCTGGCCCGGGACAAGGCCACGTACGCCTGGCCGCTCTCAAACACACGCGCCAGAGAGATTTCCACACAGTCCAGTGTCATTCCCTgaaataaaaagacagaaaaacacttgAACTAGCTAGAGGGTTTGATGACAAACATGCTGGCAGGCAGAAACGTTTGGACAGCAGAATTCACTGGCGCTCTCCAGCTTCTAAAGTAGCCAGCATGTGTTGATCCATTATTTTGCAGCAAATGtgttctcaaaaacaaataGGAACTCCGATCTCCAGGTGTAATGCACAGCCTATCAATATATGAAAAATGCGTTTCATTATCCTACTCTGCTGGTAGCCCAGGAAGCTGTTCATGTGAGCTATAAGCAAGAACAGATCACTTGTATCAAACAAAGATTAAACTGTTTTTGCGGAGTACATTTCTTGTACAGGAGGAAGATCATTGTTGCAACTAAAATCAGATTTGACAGGATTTATTGATAGGTGAGTTGTGTGTTTGGCCAAATTGCAGTACAGGCACACTGTATTTCAAGCAATCTGGTctggttttttattttatttattttctcattaaaattCTTTTACATTGAATGGATGAAGGGATGCAAATGTGGGATGCACTTTTTGTGTCCCTCTGCCTCCGTGTGTTCTTCTGCTGTAGATCAAACATGGGTGACATTTTGGTCGTGACCAATGAACTCAATTACCCAGAGGGCCCAGTTTCCCTGTCTAACCAATTCCAGGGAGCGAGTTCAGGATATAAGTCTGCTGTGAGAGCAGAATGGGAGCTGCCGGTGAGACAGTGTGATTGCTGATATGTCACCAGCAGAGCAGATTTATCCATCCTCTCAGTATGGATACTGGTTTAGGGTCACTGACCAGGCCCATATGGCCATTTCCCTCATTAACATGTGAAAGGCAAAACTGACTATAGATCAGACTCTGCAAGGCTGGTTAAGCCAGCCTTGTAGAGTGTTCACTGGTAACCCAGAGATCAACATGTTCTCACTGTGGTAAATTGCACAGAGGAGTGGGAGTATCCAATAGACATCCATCATAATGAAGGCAGACCTGGGAAAGTAGCAGTAAAAATAGCAGAGTGCATATTGAACAGCGCTCCTCCTTAACAAAAAGGAGAGGAGCTCTTGCTTGCAAGTAATGTTCCGACTGCTGTGTTGGTGTCAGAAATAAATCCATTTGAAACCACATTcaacaaacaataataatactagcAAATTCCTAGAAACTCTTCCTCAAGTAAAAGTTGCAAGTAAGGGAAAACAGATGATTTTCTTCTCTGAATGAAGTCTGGATTCTATGTTGCTCCTGTTGATCTTAACCTTGTATGGTAAGTAATAATGTGTACAGAGATCCAAGAGTGACTGAGCTTAAAGACCAGCGGAGAATCAAGTCACACTGCAATCAAAACTGCAGCCATTTTTTGCTCTTCGGGGATGAATCATCGCAAAACattgaggaaaaataaatatgcTTTTGGTCAGTTAAATCAAAATGGTCATTCACCATGCGAGTCATTCATTCAAGCTATACGCACACTAACATGATAAATGCCATATAGAAAGGGAAAATACGGCCATCATAGATATACCTTATAGCCCAGCACTGGCATTACAGTACGCCACTTTAGTATCCTATTGGTGCAGCAACCTATTGAGGTTGACCAACTatagaaacaaaagaaatataaaaataggCGAAGCATTTGTCTCtccaatgtttgtgtgtgtgcatgcttgcgcCTATCATTTTCAATGTAACCGTAAACTGTGTGGTTGCCATTGAACCTTCGCTCACCTGGCTCTTGTGGATGGAGATGGCCCAGGCCAGTTTGAGTGGCAGCTGCTGTCGGCTCAGGTAGAGCCCGCCCCCGGACTTAAACATCCAGCGCTCCGGCTTCAGCACCTCTGTGACCCCGCACAGGAAACGCACCCGTGGGAGTCctgagggaagagaaggagagagggggtggaCAAGAAGTTACCACTGCTACATTAGTTAAAAATACTTTTCCGTTTTGTcactctctatcgctgattgatgTAGCACAATAGTGATTCCGCCTATAGCCAGTTCGTTAAGGCTTTACATGCtttcccagaaaaaaaaaaccctctggcgcataggaagtgatgcgttttatgttaaTGAAGGCATTCACTGCGAGTCGTtttgaataaacagaagaagaactgggtggtcagcatgagcagcgatagccaccatggttgaacagacaaagaaaagagaaactcaaactgcatcaacagaaaatccaaggaaaaagacatcacagctccgcccacactgtttgactgacagctgatctctgggaagcgcagtgcagaaacaccacagcaatgagcgctgagcaccaaagatggcgCCAAACTCAAatattaccactttaaaatcaataaagtaaTCCCCCACAATTCTCGTGTCACCTGGGCTAAATTCAGAACTACAAATACAGTGTGCTGTGAGTTCAGGGGGTTGTTTCTGAGCAGAATCGGATGCGTTTTAAGAGAATCAAACACTGACCTCGTTTTCCAGGCTCAAAGTCCACCACCACCCCTCGAGCTCCGTTCACCAAGCCTCGC
Protein-coding sequences here:
- the nsun4 gene encoding 5-cytosine rRNA methyltransferase NSUN4; this encodes MAALMDTRILLRKIKDLRCLTPKRTRVKAKWAATQAKSPATSLALQYFDATYSLQLGQQWPSARAGLLSERKYGALLNSFSHEAVLAELQAQGCRDFVSHTDQEGRGAASAFSPYAGGESEGRMEEESSVSLKKPDSVDQELSPLRLSPNIKCLVFPRGDITRFKAARPDMSGLLGYYLMDAASVLPCLALDVQEGHSVLDLCAAPGGKTLALLQTHSIRFLCVNDASVSRTLRLKKVLHSYVPKELLTNERLRITSLDGTKWGEIESNTFDRVLVDVPCTTDRHALMEEDNNIFNKSRTSERRKLPQLQMELLLAGIEAACPGGEIVYSTCSLSQLQNQYVVEQAVHLAREKHGIHLQVVNLRPLTHMFRKTFHFAPDLHLGEMVLPHLAANFGPIYMCKLRRLS
- the LOC139909296 gene encoding cytochrome b-c1 complex subunit 6, mitochondrial-like, with protein sequence MVFENKMITYGEPDDEEEEEEAPAEEEEEEEEEEEEEDMVDPLETIRAKCEETEHCVHYKERLETCEARVSSRSSTMEDCTEELFDFLHARDHCVAHKLFHKVK